Genomic window (Candidatus Binatia bacterium):
CAAGTACACGAGCCCCAACGGCGGCGAGTGGTCGGGATATCAGGCCGTCAAGCACATCTTCGACGGGCCCGACTGGTCGAACGTCATCACGCCGCAGAAGAAGTTCCTCACGGACGTCGCCGCCGGCACGCTCGACAACTTCACGTGGATCACGCCGACGTGCAAGAACTCCGACCACATCGACTGCGGGAGCGCGACGGGTCCGTCGTGGGTGACGGCGCTCGTCAACGCCGTCGGCGAGAGCCAGTTCTGGGACAGCACCGCGATCTTCGTCATCTGGGACGACTGGGGCGGCCTGTACGACCACGTCCCGCCGCCGTACCGAGGCTACGACGGCGTGGGCTTCCGCGTACCGATGCTGGTGATCTCGCCGTACGCGCGCAAGAACTTCGTGTCGCACAAACAGTACGAGACCGCCAGCGTGTTGCGCTTCGCCGAGAACCTCTTCAACTTGGGGCAGCTCTCGCAAGCGGATGCGCGGGCGACGTCGCCCGCGCAGGATTGCTTCGATTTCACGAAGCCTCCGCGGGCGTTCGGGCCGATCAAGGCGCCGAAGGGAGCGCAGTATTTCTTGCATCAGGCGCCCGATTTTCGCATTCCCGATGAGCAGTAGCCGCATAGCCGCGCTCGCCGCGGCGTGCGTGCTGAGCGCGTGTTCCCTCGGCGGCACGGCGGTTCCGCTCGGCGAGGCGCAGATATTCGGGAGCCTGCGCGCGACCGGCGCGGGCAAGATTCGGCACGTCATCTACATCGTGCAGGAGAATCGCAGCTTCAACGACCTGTTCGAAGGCTATCCCGGCGCGTACACCGTCTCGAGCGGTAAGGATTCGCATGGCCGGACCGTCGTGCTACGCCCCTTGAGTCTCGCGTGGCGCTACGAGATCGACCATTCCGCCAAGGCGATGTTCGCCGACTGCAACGGAACCGGGAAGCTTCCCGGCACCAAGTGCCGGATGGACGGATTCGATCGCGAGCAGACCTACGGCGCGCCGAAGAGCATCAAGTATCCGACGTACGTCTACGCGCCGCACAAAGAGACCAAGCCGTACTTCGACATGGCGCACGAGTGGGTGCTCGCCGATCGCATGTTCCAGTCGCAGCTCGACGAGAGCTTCGTGGCGCACCAGTACATCATTGCCGCGCAGGCGCACTCCGCCGTCGACATCCCGTACGGTCCGTGGGGATGCGTGCCTGGGCCGAGCAACAGCGTCAATACGATCTTGCACGATCGCACGTACGGTCCGCCGGAATCGGCGTGCTTCGACTATCAGACGCTGGGCGACGAGCTCGACAAGGCGGGGCTGTCGTGGCGCTTCTATTCGAGCTGGTACGGCAACCGTTCCAGCGGCGACGGCGCGATTTGGTCGAGCTATCAGGCCGTGAAACATATCTACGAGGGGCCCGATTGGGCGAACATCGTCACCCCGCAGAGGCGATTCTTCAAAGACGTCGCCGCCGGGAAGCTCGCGAACTTCACGTGGATCACTCCGGTCTGCGACGACTCGGATCACACGAACTGCGGGGGCGGATACGGACCATCGTGGGTCGCGGCGCTCGTCAACGCGATCGGCAAGAGCAAGTTCTGGGACTCGACCGTGATCTTCGTGCAGTGGGATGACTGGGGCGGATTGTACGATCCGGTTGCGCCGCCGTACAAAGACTACGACGGCCTGGGCTTCCGGGTTCCGTTGATCGCGATCTCCGCGTACGCTAAGCGCGACTACGTGTCGCACGAGCAGTACGAGACGGCCAGCGTGCTGCGCTTTGCGGAGGATCTCTTCGGTTTGGGGCAGCTTGCGAGAGCGGACCGGCGCGCCACGTCGCCGGCCGCCGACTTTTTCGACTTTTCGCAGAAACCGCGCACGTTCGTGCCGATCAAGGCGCCGCGCGGGCGCGGCTTTTTCCTTGCGCAGCCCCGCGATTATCGCGCGCCCGACTACGAATAACGATGAGGCGGGCGCTTTGGCGCCCGCCTCATGAGCTATAAGCGCTCGCGAGTTAGAACGCGCCGATGCCCTTCGGGCTTCCCCAGCCGCCCGGACCGGAGTAGGTCTTGTCCTGATGCGTGCCCGCCGTGCAGAGGTAGCTTCCGCCGCACGACCCGTCGTTGCCGACGAGAATCGGGTGCAGGTCGCGGTTGCGGTGCCTACCGTTGAGCGACCAGAACTTCTTTCCCGCATCCTGCGAGCTCGCGTTGCCGGCGAGGCCGAAGATCGCGGCCGCCATCGGCGTCGCGGCGCTCGTGCCGCACACGCCGCCCCATCCGCCGTCATACTGATCGTAGACGGAGACGCCCGGGCTGCATCCGGCTTCCGCCGAGACGTCCGAGTCGGTGCGCGACGTGCAGCTCGGATCGTGCTGCCATGACGGCTTGGTTTCGCCCGTGGCGCAACCGCCGCCGGCGCCGTTCCAGATCGTTTCGGTGTACGTCGAGCCGCTCTTCGCCAGCTGCGTGCCGCCGACCGAGACGACGGTGTCGAGCGCTTCCGGCGCGCCGTTCTGCCCGTAGCCGGCGTCGCCCGACCCGGCCGTGTAGACCACGCCCGGCTGATCGAAGTCCGAATTGGTGACGCAGCTGATCGAGCCGTAGCAGATCCAGCTGTTGCTGACGATGTGCGCTCCGAGCGTCACGGCCTCTAACTCTGCCGTGTCGAGGTCGGTCGAGCTCGAGCTGTTCGCCTCAACGAGATAGATCGTGCAGAGCGGGCAGGTCGCTGAGACCATCTCGACGTCGAGTGCGATCTCAACCGACCAGCCGGTGTAGGTGGGATAGTTGCTCTGCTGTCCGCTCTGATTGTACTTCTTGAAGTTGGCCGTACCGAGTCCGAACGTGGTGCGATACGTCGAGAGGGACGTCGCCACGCTGGGATTGTCGCCCGCGTCGATGATCGCGACGATCTGGCCCGATCCCTTGGTGATCGGCAGCTTATAGCGCGTCTGGAGATCGATCGGCGCCCAGCCGCAGGTCGCGCCGGTGCATTCCGGCTGGATTCCGCGCTGGGTGAGAGCGAGGCAGGTAGGCCGGCCGGTCACCTGTGGGCAAACAGGTCGCGCCTGGCCCTTGGCGAGCCAGTCCGGCACGATGCCGTGCGCTTGAGTCAGCGCAGATTGACCGGTTGAGCCGGCGGCCGGCATAGAAGAGCCGCCCGAACTACAAGCGGCGATGGCGAGCGCCGCGATCAGCGGCGCCACAAGTTTTATGGTTCCGTTCACAAACTGCTCCTTATTCATCCGTGGGTTTGGGTAAAGGGCGTTGCCTTTGGCCGGCTTTCGAACCTGCCGCCCGCGTTGCTCCTGGTCATCGTCTCTAACGAAAAAAGAGGCGGGTGCATCGTGCACCCGCCTCGAGGTTTTAGGAAAGGCTTCGCCGCGCTTTAGTACGCGCCGATGCCCTTCGGCGTTCCCCAGCCCGTCGGACCGGCGTAGGTCTTGAACTGACCCGTGCCGTCCGTGCAGAGGTAGCTCCCGCCGCACGAGCCGTCGTTGCCGGTCTTGATGTCGTGGAGGTCGCGCCGGAGCTTCCGGGCTCTCAGGGTCCAGAACCCCTTACCGCTCTGGCGCGTGCTGGCGTTGCCGGCGAGGCCGAAGACGGCGGCATTAAGCGGCGAAGCCGCGCTGGTGCCGCAGACGCCGGTCCAGCCGCCCGACAGCGTGTCGTACTCCGCCACGCCCGGCGAGCAGCCGGCCTCGGAGGAGACGTCGGAGTCGGTGCGCGACGTGCAGCCCGGATCGTGCTGCCACGACGGCTTGGTTTCGCCGGTGGCGCAACCGCCGCCGGCGCCGTTCCAGGCCGATTCGGTGTAGGTCGATCCGCTCTTGGCGAGTTGCGTGCCGCCGACCGAGATGACCGAGTCGAGGGCTTCCGGCGCGCCGTTCTGTCCGTAGCCGGCGTCACCCGACGCGGCGAGATATGCAACGCCCGACGTATCGAAGTCCGAATTGTTGACGCAATTGATCGAGCCGTAGCAGATCCAGCTGTTGCTGATGATGTGCGCGCCCAGCTTCACGGCTTCGACCTCAGCCGTGTCGAGGTCGGTCGAGCTCGCGCTGTTCGCCTCGACGAGATAGATCGTGCAGAGCGGGCAGGCCGCCGAGACCATGTCGATGTCGAGATCGATCTCGAGGTGCCAGCCGGTGTACGTCGGATAGTTGCTCTGCTGTCCGTTTTGGTTGTACTTCTTGAAGCTGGCCGTTCCGAGGCCGAACTGCGTGCGATACTTCGCGAGGTCCGTCGCGGCGTCGGGATGATCGCCGGCGTCGACGATCGCCACGATCTGGCCGGATCCCTTGGTGATCGGCAGTTTGTAGACCGTTTCGAGATCCTTGGGCGTGAAGCCGCAGGTGCTCGAGGGACTGCACAGCGGTTGGGGTCCGTTCTTGATCAGCGCGAGGCAGGTCGGCTGTCCGACGACCTGCGGGCAAGCCGCGTGGGCTTCGTTCTTCGCAAGCCACTCCGGCATAACTCGGGCCTGCGTGAACACGGATTGACCGGGCACAGCCGAGGTGCTCGGAATGTTCGAGCCGCCCGAGCTACAGGCAGCGATGGCGAGCGCCGCAATCAGCGGCGCCATGAGTTTTATGGTTCCGTTCACAAGTGCTCCTTAGTAGTTGGTGGGATCTGGGTCCGGCTTCTGTTCACCCTGAGAGTTTCCTGACCTGCCACTAAAGTAAGAGGGCCGACCGTTTTCGGTCGACCCTCGTGGCCTACCAATTCTAGCGAGCGCTAGAACGCACCGATGCCGTTGGGTGAACCCCACCCGCCGGGGCCTGAGTAGGTCTTGTACTGTTTGGTCCCCGCGACGCAGAGGTAGCCGCCTGCGAGGCTCGGCGGGCAATGGATCACTCCGCCGAGCGTGATGTCGTGGAGGGTGTGCTTAAGCTTCCTGGCCGAGAGCGTCCAGAACGGCTTACCGCTCTGACGGCTGCTTGCGTTGCCCGCAAGGCCGTAGACGCCGCCCATCAGCGGCGAGGAGACGCTCGTGCCGCCGATGACGATCCAGCCGCCGTAGGCGGTATCGTATTCGGCGACGTTCGACGCAACCGCCGAGATGTCGTTGGCAGTGCGCTCGGTGCACTTCGGATCGTGCTGCCACGACGGCTTGGTCTCGACCGAGCAGCCGCCGCCGCTGAAGGGCCAGATCTGCTCCTTGTACGTCGAGCCTTGCTTCGAAAGCTCGGTTCCGCCGACGGAGACGACGGTGTCGTAGTCCATCGGGTCCTGCGTGCCGTAGCCGTTGTCGCCGGCGCTCGCGAGGTACGTTACGCCGGATGCGTTGAACGCGCTGCCCGACGAGCTTCCGCCGCCGCCGCCCCAGCTGTTGCTGATGACGTGCGCGCCGAGCTTGACGGCCTCTTTCTCGGCCGCGTAAAGATTGGTCGTCGTGTTGTCGTTGGCTTCGATCAGATAGATCGTGCAGAGCGGACACGACGCCGAGACCATCTCGATGTCGAGGTCTTCCTCGACGCCCCAGTTTTTATTGACCTGCGGGTAGTGACTCTGCTGGCCGCTCTGGTTGTATTTGGTAAAGCTGGCCGTTCCGAGCCCGAAGTTCGTGCGGTACTTCGCGAGATCGGATGCGGCGGTGGGATTGTCGAAGGCGTCGACGATCGCAACGATTTGGCCTGACCCCTTCGTGATCGGCAGCCGGTACGCCGTCTGGAAATCGACCGGCGCCAAGCCCGCCACGCCGGGTTGAACCTTGTTCATCGCCAGGACATCGCAGTTCATGTAGCCGGGGCGCGTGTCCGCGCAGATGCGACGATAGCCGGCCGCCTCGAGGGTCGAGTTCTGTAGCGCGCTGCCGGTCTGGCCGCCGGTCGCGGGAACGCTGGACGATAATCCGCCCGCGTTGCACGCCGCGAGGGCGACCGCTATGACGAGCGGCGCCGCCAGTTTGATAGTTCCGTTCACAATAGCTCCTTACTGTCTGTTCTTAAGTTTTCGGGGAAGGAGGCTTACCTTGCGAGTCGTCCGGCTACCTCCTCGCCTTACAAACGTAAGAAAGCGGGGCGGCGTTTTGGCGCCGCCCCGTCATCTCGAGCTCCGTTAACCTAGGTACTAGAAGGCGCCAATGCCGTTGGGCGTGCCCCAGCCGGCCGGTCCCGAGTAGGTCTTGTACTCGCCCGTCCCCGCCACGCACAGGTAGCTGCCGGACAGGCTCGGCGGGCAATTGACGACGCCGCCCGAGTTGATGTAGTGCAGATACCTTCTGCGGTTCTTGCTGGTGAGAGTCCAGAACGGTTTGCCGCCCTGGTGCGAGCTTGCGTTGCCGGCCAGGCCGAACACGCCGCCGAGCAGCGGCGACGAGACGCTGGTGCCGCCGATGACGATCCAGCCGCAGTATGGGAACGTGTCGTACTCGGCGACGTTCTCTGCCACCGCAGAGACGTCGTTACCGGTGCGCTCGCTGCATTTCGGATCGTGCTGCCACGAGGGCTTGGTCACGACCGAGCGGCCGGCGCCGCTGTCCGGCCAGACCTTTTCGGTGTACGTCGAGCCGACCTTGGAGAGCTGCGTGCCGCCCACCGACACGACCGTGTCGTAGTCGACGGGATCCTGCATGCCGTAACCGCCGTCGCCGGCGCTCGCGAGATACATCACGCCCTTCTTGGCGAAGTCGCCGTAGGACGCGCTTCCGCCGCCGCCGCCGTAACTGTTGCTGATGACGTGCGCGCCCATCTTCGCGGCCCGCGCGACGG
Coding sequences:
- a CDS encoding alkaline phosphatase family protein is translated as MSSSRIAALAAACVLSACSLGGTAVPLGEAQIFGSLRATGAGKIRHVIYIVQENRSFNDLFEGYPGAYTVSSGKDSHGRTVVLRPLSLAWRYEIDHSAKAMFADCNGTGKLPGTKCRMDGFDREQTYGAPKSIKYPTYVYAPHKETKPYFDMAHEWVLADRMFQSQLDESFVAHQYIIAAQAHSAVDIPYGPWGCVPGPSNSVNTILHDRTYGPPESACFDYQTLGDELDKAGLSWRFYSSWYGNRSSGDGAIWSSYQAVKHIYEGPDWANIVTPQRRFFKDVAAGKLANFTWITPVCDDSDHTNCGGGYGPSWVAALVNAIGKSKFWDSTVIFVQWDDWGGLYDPVAPPYKDYDGLGFRVPLIAISAYAKRDYVSHEQYETASVLRFAEDLFGLGQLARADRRATSPAADFFDFSQKPRTFVPIKAPRGRGFFLAQPRDYRAPDYE
- a CDS encoding S8 family serine peptidase, which gives rise to MNGTIKLVAPLIAALAIAACSSGGSSMPAAGSTGQSALTQAHGIVPDWLAKGQARPVCPQVTGRPTCLALTQRGIQPECTGATCGWAPIDLQTRYKLPITKGSGQIVAIIDAGDNPSVATSLSTYRTTFGLGTANFKKYNQSGQQSNYPTYTGWSVEIALDVEMVSATCPLCTIYLVEANSSSSTDLDTAELEAVTLGAHIVSNSWICYGSISCVTNSDFDQPGVVYTAGSGDAGYGQNGAPEALDTVVSVGGTQLAKSGSTYTETIWNGAGGGCATGETKPSWQHDPSCTSRTDSDVSAEAGCSPGVSVYDQYDGGWGGVCGTSAATPMAAAIFGLAGNASSQDAGKKFWSLNGRHRNRDLHPILVGNDGSCGGSYLCTAGTHQDKTYSGPGGWGSPKGIGAF
- a CDS encoding peptidase S8 — encoded protein: MNGTIKLMAPLIAALAIAACSSGGSNIPSTSAVPGQSVFTQARVMPEWLAKNEAHAACPQVVGQPTCLALIKNGPQPLCSPSSTCGFTPKDLETVYKLPITKGSGQIVAIVDAGDHPDAATDLAKYRTQFGLGTASFKKYNQNGQQSNYPTYTGWHLEIDLDIDMVSAACPLCTIYLVEANSASSTDLDTAEVEAVKLGAHIISNSWICYGSINCVNNSDFDTSGVAYLAASGDAGYGQNGAPEALDSVISVGGTQLAKSGSTYTESAWNGAGGGCATGETKPSWQHDPGCTSRTDSDVSSEAGCSPGVAEYDTLSGGWTGVCGTSAASPLNAAVFGLAGNASTRQSGKGFWTLRARKLRRDLHDIKTGNDGSCGGSYLCTDGTGQFKTYAGPTGWGTPKGIGAY
- a CDS encoding peptidase S8, which produces MNGTIKLAAPLVIAVALAACNAGGLSSSVPATGGQTGSALQNSTLEAAGYRRICADTRPGYMNCDVLAMNKVQPGVAGLAPVDFQTAYRLPITKGSGQIVAIVDAFDNPTAASDLAKYRTNFGLGTASFTKYNQSGQQSHYPQVNKNWGVEEDLDIEMVSASCPLCTIYLIEANDNTTTNLYAAEKEAVKLGAHVISNSWGGGGGSSSGSAFNASGVTYLASAGDNGYGTQDPMDYDTVVSVGGTELSKQGSTYKEQIWPFSGGGCSVETKPSWQHDPKCTERTANDISAVASNVAEYDTAYGGWIVIGGTSVSSPLMGGVYGLAGNASSRQSGKPFWTLSARKLKHTLHDITLGGVIHCPPSLAGGYLCVAGTKQYKTYSGPGGWGSPNGIGAF
- a CDS encoding S8 family serine peptidase, with product MNGPTKLAASLLVALGVAACNAGGSFGVPGTAAQSVGHLPSSHLEATGYKRLCADACPGYMNCDVLLKTNAEPGVPGLAPADFQAAYKLPITKGAGQVVAIVDAFDNPNVASDLKVYRKNFGLGAAKVSKFNQLGQKKNYPSKCAGSNLGWCVEIDLDVDMVSASNPLCTIWLFEANSNNGNDLYAAVARAAKMGAHVISNSYGGGGGSASYGDFAKKGVMYLASAGDGGYGMQDPVDYDTVVSVGGTQLSKVGSTYTEKVWPDSGAGRSVVTKPSWQHDPKCSERTGNDVSAVAENVAEYDTFPYCGWIVIGGTSVSSPLLGGVFGLAGNASSHQGGKPFWTLTSKNRRRYLHYINSGGVVNCPPSLSGSYLCVAGTGEYKTYSGPAGWGTPNGIGAF